The following are encoded together in the Pleurocapsa sp. FMAR1 genome:
- a CDS encoding GPW/gp25 family protein, with protein sequence MVNPKNESSYQHLGTGLSFPLQTNVQGGLKLSAEAQKVKESIWLILRTDLGERVYRPDFGCRLSELAFAPLNNDTLLKIRLYVLEALQTWEPRIEVDEVRADPDTAGRVNIVVNYHLKSCPDPYSFVYPFYLVSKVENNEL encoded by the coding sequence ATGGTAAATCCTAAAAATGAGTCGTCATATCAACATTTAGGTACAGGCTTATCTTTTCCATTGCAAACCAATGTACAGGGAGGACTTAAGCTAAGTGCTGAAGCTCAAAAAGTCAAAGAATCAATCTGGTTAATTTTGCGTACCGACCTAGGCGAACGCGTTTATCGCCCTGACTTTGGCTGTCGCTTGTCAGAACTAGCTTTTGCCCCCTTAAATAACGATACTTTACTCAAAATTCGGCTCTACGTGCTCGAAGCACTACAGACATGGGAGCCTCGAATTGAGGTTGATGAAGTTCGTGCAGATCCCGACACTGCTGGACGCGTTAACATTGTCGTTAACTACCATCTCAAGTCTTGTCCCGACCCCTACAGTTTTGTCTACCCGTTCTATTTAGTCTCAAAGGTGGAAAATAATGAACTTTGA
- a CDS encoding putative baseplate assembly protein, protein MNFDFLPRLPSSRLDDRNFDDLVEECLLRIPRYCPEWTDHNVSDPGITLVELFAWLTDQMLMRFNQIPRKNYVAFLELLGIRLQPPIPAQVRLTFYLSTHLLENYTIPRGTEVATERTETQEAIIFTTDQDLVIGQPTIKHILSAPDAGNTPQSLLDRSEQWHRQHNGLTVTHEFELFPQKPQSGNSFYLVIEPDTSLEGNVLAIAFTGAPGTSTGIDPKHPPRSWEAWDGESWIKVLLQEADDTTNGFSFDENTADNDSFEQSGDVILHLPERWPTDGFNGYKGHWIRCILSESSHRQPGYANSPRIKTIAMRSVGGAVQASQCVLVEEEILGISNGKPGQSFEVETAPILEGRGGEQLLVLPLGRPPESWQKVEDFAESKPHDRHYVVDALAGTIQFGPLIREPQTLKKQTQARASLQQVLPAEQSPSQNLHEQIIEQQYGAIPPRGAEITFTYRTGGGKQGNVQANTLRFMKTAIPYVDSATNHHAAVNGADAESLERAVLRVPQILRSHDRAVTAADFEALTLKGSGGAIARALTLPMSANQAAGSVSVCVVPQANTDLIDLGRGITPDNFNLNSALRDRVLHYLNERRLLGVQVQLQQPNYVGVSVQAEVTLEPAYNNLSAQAEIIHKLKVALYRYLNPLTGGPEMTGWPFGRPLYPSDIMVILQQIAGIQYLGAILLFPLQKNGESWHRQTTPVNYIDPGPLGLLCSWADPQARTGHSVNVLTDQSAVRI, encoded by the coding sequence ATGAACTTTGACTTTTTACCTCGGCTTCCCAGTTCTCGGCTGGACGACCGCAACTTTGATGATTTAGTAGAAGAATGCCTGTTGCGTATTCCCCGCTATTGTCCAGAGTGGACTGACCACAATGTTAGCGATCCTGGCATTACCCTGGTCGAGCTATTTGCTTGGCTCACCGACCAAATGCTGATGCGGTTTAATCAGATTCCCCGCAAAAACTATGTAGCTTTTCTAGAACTGTTGGGAATTCGTCTACAGCCGCCGATTCCGGCTCAAGTCAGGCTGACTTTTTACCTCAGCACTCATTTACTAGAAAACTACACCATCCCACGCGGAACAGAGGTGGCAACAGAGCGCACTGAAACTCAGGAGGCCATCATTTTCACTACCGATCAAGACTTGGTAATCGGTCAACCAACCATAAAACATATATTATCCGCACCAGATGCAGGCAATACTCCTCAATCGCTCCTCGATCGTTCCGAGCAATGGCATCGTCAACATAACGGTCTTACAGTGACTCACGAATTTGAACTATTTCCACAAAAGCCGCAGTCTGGCAATAGCTTTTATCTTGTAATTGAACCTGATACCAGTTTAGAAGGAAATGTGTTAGCGATCGCCTTTACAGGAGCACCAGGAACATCTACAGGCATAGATCCAAAGCATCCTCCCCGCAGTTGGGAAGCCTGGGACGGCGAGTCATGGATAAAGGTACTTTTGCAGGAAGCAGACGACACTACCAATGGCTTTAGCTTTGATGAGAATACGGCAGATAACGATAGCTTCGAGCAGAGTGGCGATGTAATTTTACATCTGCCCGAACGCTGGCCTACAGACGGTTTTAATGGCTATAAAGGTCATTGGATTCGCTGCATTCTCAGCGAATCTAGTCACCGCCAGCCAGGATATGCAAATTCTCCTCGGATTAAAACAATAGCGATGCGTTCGGTTGGCGGAGCGGTGCAGGCTAGTCAATGCGTTCTGGTAGAAGAGGAAATATTAGGGATCAGCAACGGGAAACCAGGGCAGAGCTTTGAAGTTGAGACTGCGCCCATTCTAGAGGGACGGGGAGGGGAGCAACTGCTTGTTCTTCCTCTGGGGAGGCCTCCCGAAAGCTGGCAGAAGGTTGAAGACTTTGCTGAATCAAAACCCCACGATCGGCATTATGTCGTTGATGCATTGGCGGGTACTATTCAGTTTGGACCATTGATTCGCGAACCGCAGACGCTGAAGAAGCAAACTCAAGCTCGTGCCTCTTTACAGCAGGTGCTGCCAGCAGAGCAATCGCCCAGTCAAAACCTTCACGAGCAAATAATTGAGCAACAGTATGGGGCAATTCCTCCCCGTGGTGCTGAAATTACGTTTACCTATCGTACTGGGGGAGGTAAACAGGGAAACGTGCAGGCGAACACGCTGAGATTTATGAAGACGGCAATTCCTTATGTAGACAGCGCGACCAATCATCATGCTGCCGTTAACGGTGCCGATGCCGAATCTCTCGAACGAGCCGTATTGAGAGTGCCACAGATACTGCGATCGCACGATCGAGCCGTCACTGCGGCAGATTTTGAGGCCTTAACTCTCAAGGGCAGCGGCGGGGCAATTGCCCGTGCATTGACTTTACCGATGTCCGCCAACCAAGCTGCTGGGAGCGTCAGCGTGTGCGTTGTGCCTCAAGCTAATACCGATCTCATCGATCTCGGACGCGGGATTACTCCAGATAACTTCAATTTAAATTCGGCTCTACGCGATCGAGTCTTGCACTATCTAAACGAAAGACGTTTGCTGGGTGTTCAGGTGCAGCTACAGCAGCCCAACTATGTTGGCGTATCGGTTCAAGCCGAAGTTACTTTGGAGCCTGCTTACAACAACCTAAGCGCTCAGGCCGAGATTATCCACAAACTCAAAGTTGCCCTTTATCGCTACCTTAACCCTCTAACTGGCGGTCCAGAAATGACGGGCTGGCCCTTTGGTCGCCCCCTTTATCCGTCAGACATAATGGTCATCCTTCAGCAAATAGCAGGAATTCAATACTTGGGGGCTATCCTACTGTTTCCTCTTCAAAAAAATGGGGAATCTTGGCACAGACAAACAACGCCTGTAAACTACATAGATCCTGGCCCTTTGGGTTTACTCTGCTCCTGGGCAGATCCACAGGCGCGTACAGGACATAGTGTGAATGTTCTGACAGACCAATCTGCAGTGAGGATTTAG
- a CDS encoding phage tail protein produces the protein MGSTSTSKSASLHISPMHISGTNAHGGDRMLGEATEGLQQQPKIVVHPGELCRVALEIKNWESQPQHLTLKLEGAFPLKWCQLQTDVESAPQLGIALQNSVAQTSDTSMEAAIDSVTLEVAAKKSRYADLWFLIPDDFFEGQDALQESKGNELNFRGCLSIYANQSLSQGLSPHPIQESNFELNVRPRSTYTTFLPTVYQEVDYIHRFINIFEQAFDPVVNSFTSMWAHLDPLTAPQALLPFLAHWVDWPIDVELDLTYQRRLIRRAVEIYRCRGTRKGLRFYLHLYTGLPLDEHIDREADKSISITEPFGQGCLFGLAYVGEDAIIGGGKPYHFDVRLRAQLNSPLDEQLVRRIIDQEKPAFCSYSLRIETN, from the coding sequence ATGGGGTCAACATCTACCTCCAAATCAGCCAGTCTTCATATCTCTCCTATGCACATTTCTGGAACCAATGCTCATGGAGGAGATCGAATGCTTGGGGAAGCCACAGAAGGCTTGCAACAGCAACCTAAAATTGTGGTTCATCCAGGAGAACTCTGTCGAGTTGCCCTTGAGATTAAAAACTGGGAGTCTCAACCTCAGCACCTCACTTTAAAGCTGGAGGGAGCATTCCCTTTAAAATGGTGTCAGCTACAGACGGATGTTGAAAGCGCACCTCAATTAGGGATAGCCCTACAAAACTCAGTGGCGCAAACGTCAGACACTTCGATGGAGGCTGCGATCGATAGTGTAACCCTAGAAGTGGCTGCCAAGAAAAGCAGATATGCTGACTTATGGTTTCTGATTCCTGACGATTTTTTTGAGGGGCAAGATGCCCTTCAGGAGAGCAAGGGAAATGAGCTCAACTTTCGAGGTTGCCTGTCGATTTATGCTAATCAAAGCCTGAGTCAGGGGTTAAGTCCACATCCAATTCAAGAATCAAATTTTGAGCTAAACGTTCGACCGAGGAGTACCTATACTACTTTTCTGCCAACAGTTTATCAAGAAGTTGATTACATTCATCGCTTCATCAACATTTTTGAGCAAGCGTTCGATCCAGTAGTGAATAGCTTCACTTCGATGTGGGCGCATCTAGATCCGCTGACTGCACCTCAAGCGCTCCTGCCGTTTCTAGCTCACTGGGTAGACTGGCCAATTGATGTAGAGCTAGATTTAACTTATCAAAGGCGGCTAATTCGACGCGCCGTAGAAATTTATCGGTGTCGCGGAACCCGTAAAGGACTTCGATTTTATCTACATTTATATACAGGTTTACCGCTCGACGAACACATTGACCGGGAAGCAGATAAATCAATCAGCATTACCGAACCCTTTGGTCAAGGATGTTTATTTGGATTAGCCTATGTAGGAGAAGATGCAATTATCGGTGGTGGTAAGCCTTATCACTTCGACGTGCGCTTACGCGCCCAGTTAAACAGCCCCCTTGATGAGCAGCTCGTACGGCGAATAATCGACCAGGAGAAGCCTGCATTTTGCTCCTACAGCCTTCGGATAGAGACAAACTAA
- a CDS encoding DUF4159 domain-containing protein, with the protein MTHSFPNPAIAPMQRQQVRDGLLLTAERWQRAHDYQRKRQNLHYQSINQPGIVCGLGVWVIPAPEDVAAQYRDNRWVQIQPGIAIDLEGNPIIVPHQINFRIATELKESEPVTVYLVAQYRDPDHLGASPDQEVVQETFRIDERSRPPERSEVELCRVLLRSSQQELLCTPADVFFPGYGDLDLRYRRQAQARPQGLVQIAEINSDDEDCSQNFFNLTYLLRAVEDIYPSLKGAETVDRVTWDEDLHLYELLYLTGQQDLSLNNHQFSKLSSYLKSGGTLLVDAPVKSTELIQSVQAIAQKLQTPLKSLQEARRDHPLRIKPFLFSALPIIDGIKIQLLFGGGIILAIGNIGGSWGLDEQLQRSRTEIRTAQELGINILHFAWKRKQMIDLQSE; encoded by the coding sequence ATGACCCATTCTTTTCCAAATCCAGCGATCGCCCCCATGCAGCGCCAACAAGTTAGAGATGGCTTGCTTTTAACTGCCGAGCGTTGGCAACGCGCCCATGACTATCAGCGCAAACGCCAAAATCTTCACTATCAGTCAATCAATCAGCCAGGGATTGTTTGCGGGTTGGGAGTATGGGTAATTCCAGCCCCAGAAGATGTTGCTGCTCAATATCGAGACAATCGCTGGGTGCAAATTCAGCCAGGAATTGCCATTGATTTAGAAGGAAATCCGATTATCGTACCTCATCAAATCAATTTTCGGATTGCAACTGAGTTAAAGGAGTCGGAACCTGTGACTGTTTATTTGGTAGCTCAGTATCGAGATCCCGATCACTTAGGGGCAAGCCCCGATCAAGAGGTTGTACAGGAAACTTTTAGAATTGACGAGAGAAGTCGTCCCCCTGAGCGGTCAGAGGTGGAGCTTTGTCGCGTCCTGCTGCGATCATCACAGCAGGAATTGCTCTGCACACCTGCCGATGTTTTTTTTCCAGGATATGGCGACTTAGACTTGCGTTATCGTCGTCAAGCACAGGCAAGACCCCAAGGCTTGGTTCAAATTGCCGAAATCAACTCAGATGATGAAGACTGTAGCCAAAATTTTTTTAATCTCACATATTTACTGCGCGCTGTTGAAGATATCTATCCATCCTTAAAAGGTGCAGAAACCGTTGATCGAGTCACTTGGGATGAAGATCTGCATCTTTACGAACTGTTATATTTGACTGGGCAACAGGATTTATCGCTGAATAACCATCAATTCTCGAAGCTTTCAAGCTACCTGAAGTCGGGGGGGACTTTGCTGGTCGATGCCCCCGTCAAGAGTACAGAACTGATTCAATCAGTCCAGGCAATAGCTCAAAAGTTGCAAACACCACTAAAGTCTCTACAAGAAGCCCGTCGTGACCATCCCTTGCGAATAAAGCCGTTTCTGTTTTCTGCGTTACCAATAATCGATGGAATCAAAATCCAACTCTTGTTTGGTGGGGGAATTATTCTAGCAATCGGCAATATAGGCGGATCGTGGGGATTAGATGAACAATTACAGCGATCGCGAACTGAGATTAGAACCGCTCAAGAGTTAGGGATAAATATTCTACATTTTGCTTGGAAACGCAAGCAGATGATCGATTTGCAATCTGAGTAG
- a CDS encoding DUF928 domain-containing protein, which produces MTRNQLTSMLNTLYNLYRFNNSYFLAICLLCLSLGMTNPAQAEYKKPKTQTRNDAPNSQTTSIAATRGVCNLTSDSPKQKANLATFTALAPYSHVGQSSASHPTFTWYIGDRESYPIEFWLYEFDPASYDGKGKQVYQAKLPSSAGIMTHTLPKQQVGLSPGKTYVWQVAVICNPNSPSQSLVVDNQVKIVAADPTITAQLNNSQDANPVTKANIYAQAGLWYDALAEVATLPNDPQAQDFTLKLISQLAAIEQPNNSSSAENAKETKLIETHQQNLKQIVEALQTK; this is translated from the coding sequence ATGACTAGAAATCAACTTACTTCAATGCTTAATACTCTATACAATTTATACAGATTTAACAATAGTTACTTTCTAGCTATTTGCTTATTGTGTTTATCTCTGGGAATGACTAATCCTGCTCAAGCAGAATATAAAAAACCCAAAACGCAAACAAGAAATGATGCGCCTAATTCTCAGACAACTAGTATTGCTGCTACTAGAGGAGTTTGTAATCTAACCTCTGATAGCCCTAAGCAAAAGGCTAATTTAGCTACCTTCACAGCTTTAGCCCCTTATAGTCATGTGGGACAATCTAGTGCTTCTCATCCTACTTTCACCTGGTATATTGGCGATCGCGAATCTTATCCCATAGAGTTTTGGCTTTATGAATTTGACCCTGCTAGTTATGACGGTAAAGGAAAACAAGTATATCAAGCTAAACTACCTAGTTCTGCGGGAATTATGACCCATACTCTACCCAAACAACAAGTTGGTTTAAGCCCAGGCAAAACTTATGTTTGGCAAGTTGCGGTTATTTGTAATCCCAACAGTCCTTCTCAATCGTTGGTAGTTGATAATCAGGTAAAAATAGTGGCAGCCGATCCTACTATCACAGCTCAATTAAATAATAGTCAGGATGCAAATCCTGTTACTAAAGCCAATATCTATGCTCAAGCTGGTTTATGGTACGATGCTCTAGCCGAAGTCGCAACTTTGCCCAACGATCCACAAGCTCAAGATTTTACCCTAAAGTTAATCTCTCAGCTAGCAGCTATAGAACAACCAAATAATAGTTCATCGGCAGAAAACGCCAAAGAAACCAAGCTAATCGAAACCCACCAACAAAACCTCAAACAAATCGTTGAGGCTTTACAAACAAAATAA
- a CDS encoding CHAT domain-containing protein yields the protein MARRSFHFWSTLFTIALAISLALGQVSPIKAQVLDRDLVKQGVTAYQQGKYQIAIASWQQALSSYQATKDNPNTAIVLENLARVYQQIGQTEQAIAFWSQAVNEYQKRGNKQQLGRSLTELAQAYTSMGQHRQAIALLCGENQCSENSAIAIAQEIKDSLGEVAAQGSLGEAYRLRGDYAKAVDYLKASLKIAQATDNQILQMSALNSLGNTYSSLAQVSYRQAESAASRGDIYGSRGVENAPDSPVMKLRADGKQQDKIALDYFQTSLDLATQQQNSLEQVRSLISSLPLYYRLSDSTAAAKSKQQALNLISTLPPESTTVYATIDLARLLQPEKVSFTSCYGADILPKAQALLQQGVDIAQQLQDSRATSFALGELGHTYECSQDYQQALKLTEKARLTAEKERDSLYLWEWQTGRILLAQDKPEAAIAAYETAIATLESIRDNILTANRDVQFDFRDTVEPIYRGLIAQRLNTADNVLVVEPSQTQQIKNVSSILTTVDSLRLAELQNYFGNDCAINDVATINKVDLLDPNPHTAYFSTIILDDRTAVIVSFPGRKTKIVWHGNKGKTAITQEINQFRRGLENFYTQFDVTLGQNIYSWLIQPFAADLNQEQITTLVFIQDGLLRSVPMAALHDGKQFLIEKYAIATTPSLNLTSSATLNRKDLKALALGLSQASKIDNESFPPLPNVKQEISEVESFFAESKGLLNANFTPERVQQELAQTSYPIIHIATHGQFSSEPKDTFLVTGNNEKLTIPELDRIIRSTATKNELVNLITLTACQTAVGDERAALGLAGVAIQAGASSALASLWSISDEITPIVVKDFYLGLQDENLNKAQALQKAQLALIKKDISPAFWSPFILIGNWL from the coding sequence ATGGCGCGTCGCTCTTTTCATTTTTGGTCAACTCTGTTTACGATCGCTTTGGCGATATCTCTGGCACTAGGACAAGTTTCGCCGATTAAAGCTCAAGTCCTTGATCGCGATTTAGTAAAACAGGGAGTTACCGCATATCAACAAGGAAAATATCAAATAGCGATCGCATCTTGGCAACAGGCTTTATCTAGTTACCAAGCAACAAAGGATAACCCCAATACAGCTATAGTTTTAGAAAATTTAGCTAGAGTCTATCAGCAAATCGGACAGACCGAACAAGCGATCGCCTTTTGGTCACAAGCAGTAAATGAGTACCAAAAAAGAGGAAATAAGCAACAATTAGGTAGAAGTCTTACCGAACTGGCTCAAGCTTATACTAGTATGGGGCAACATCGTCAGGCGATCGCGCTATTATGTGGTGAAAATCAATGTTCTGAAAATTCGGCGATCGCTATTGCCCAAGAAATAAAAGATTCTTTAGGAGAAGTTGCTGCTCAAGGAAGTTTGGGTGAGGCTTATCGTCTGCGGGGTGATTATGCCAAAGCAGTTGATTATTTAAAAGCCAGTTTAAAAATTGCTCAAGCCACTGATAATCAAATATTACAGATGTCTGCGTTAAATAGTTTGGGTAACACCTATAGCAGTTTGGCACAGGTTAGTTATCGTCAAGCAGAATCAGCAGCCAGCAGAGGAGATATTTATGGCAGCAGGGGGGTAGAAAATGCTCCTGATAGCCCTGTGATGAAGCTACGAGCAGACGGCAAACAACAAGACAAAATAGCTTTGGATTATTTTCAAACTAGCCTGGATTTAGCGACACAACAACAAAACTCTTTAGAACAGGTGCGGAGTTTGATTAGTTCTCTGCCTCTATACTATCGTTTATCAGACTCCACCGCAGCAGCAAAGAGTAAACAACAGGCGTTGAATTTAATTTCTACCCTCCCCCCAGAATCAACTACTGTTTATGCCACTATTGATTTAGCTAGATTATTACAACCAGAAAAAGTCAGTTTTACCAGTTGTTATGGTGCAGACATCTTACCCAAAGCCCAAGCCTTATTACAGCAGGGGGTAGATATAGCCCAACAGTTGCAGGATAGCAGAGCAACCTCTTTTGCTTTGGGGGAATTAGGACATACCTATGAATGTTCTCAAGACTATCAACAAGCCCTGAAATTAACCGAAAAAGCTCGTTTAACGGCAGAAAAAGAAAGAGATAGTCTTTACCTTTGGGAATGGCAAACAGGCAGAATTTTACTCGCTCAGGATAAGCCAGAGGCTGCGATCGCTGCCTATGAAACGGCGATCGCTACCCTAGAAAGTATTCGCGACAATATTCTAACTGCTAATCGAGATGTTCAATTTGACTTCCGCGATACTGTCGAACCGATCTATCGTGGCTTAATCGCTCAAAGATTAAATACCGCCGATAATGTCTTAGTAGTCGAACCAAGCCAAACCCAACAAATAAAAAACGTCAGTTCAATTTTAACTACAGTCGATTCTTTAAGACTGGCTGAACTACAAAATTATTTTGGCAATGACTGCGCTATTAATGATGTTGCTACCATCAATAAAGTAGATCTGCTAGACCCTAATCCTCACACGGCATACTTCAGCACCATTATTTTAGATGACCGTACTGCGGTAATTGTTAGCTTTCCTGGACGTAAAACTAAAATAGTTTGGCATGGCAATAAAGGAAAAACTGCTATTACCCAAGAAATCAATCAATTTCGGCGAGGATTAGAGAATTTTTACACCCAATTCGATGTGACCTTGGGACAGAATATTTATAGCTGGCTGATTCAACCTTTTGCAGCAGACTTAAACCAAGAACAAATAACCACTTTGGTATTTATCCAAGATGGTTTACTCAGAAGCGTACCGATGGCTGCATTACATGATGGCAAACAATTTTTAATTGAAAAATATGCGATCGCCACTACTCCCAGTTTAAATCTCACCAGTTCCGCTACTTTAAACAGGAAAGACTTAAAAGCTCTAGCTCTTGGTCTTAGTCAAGCATCAAAAATAGATAATGAATCCTTTCCTCCCTTGCCCAATGTCAAACAGGAAATTAGCGAAGTTGAAAGTTTTTTTGCCGAGAGTAAGGGACTATTGAATGCTAACTTTACTCCAGAGCGAGTGCAGCAGGAATTAGCCCAGACATCTTATCCTATTATCCATATTGCCACCCACGGTCAATTTAGTTCTGAACCAAAAGATACTTTCCTGGTTACGGGAAACAATGAAAAACTTACTATTCCCGAACTAGACCGCATCATTCGCAGTACGGCAACGAAAAACGAACTTGTTAACCTAATTACCCTCACAGCTTGTCAAACCGCCGTCGGCGACGAACGAGCAGCACTAGGTTTAGCAGGAGTAGCCATTCAAGCTGGGGCGAGTAGTGCTTTAGCTTCTTTATGGTCGATTAGCGATGAAATAACTCCTATAGTCGTTAAAGACTTTTATCTTGGTTTGCAAGATGAAAATCTCAATAAAGCACAAGCCTTACAAAAAGCACAGTTAGCTTTAATCAAAAAAGATATTTCTCCTGCTTTTTGGTCGCCCTTTATTCTAATTGGCAATTGGTTATAG
- a CDS encoding sensor histidine kinase codes for MWQKVKKEIAIWRTGAMPGIAVIFLVFLVRALGGLEFLELAALDTFLRLRSPEPVDNQILIVGINEQDINNLDTYPLSDRELANLITTLESYNPAVIGIDIVRDKPQEPGHAELNKVFAQKNIIGIEKVLSSQENSRIDVIKPPDALTPEQIGFVDVLLDKDGNLRRNLLTVVNNNELKFSLPIRLVEQYLATKNISLENASDDPETMQVGQVKLTRVNPQTGGYIRTDARGNQILLNFRRGKHPFRIVSLADIKQGKVQPDWIKNRIVLIGITALSARDDVSTNAVRSDNTGFIYGVEIQAHAVSQIINAVLNNRPLLWVWHDGGEYLWIFAWGFLGIALARLLNESPWKLATVILISSILAALICYLLLLEYGLWLPVVPAVLVLFLNGLGLTASMFYRDRQNLKFQLKERQYMIEYMSSTIHNRPIQTLKKILRDAYSKELAEDWLVKELHILNEELRDVGNLIEKETVVDGNSIHIGKSEVELQCPLKEILYQVYSNTIILDYPHFKTIKFKINNFEDSIDANKLTLEQKRSLCRFLEEAIINVGKYAEGVTRLKVICQQKDNKSIIRVEDNGIGLDSKNKNSGGGTKQANDLAKQLRGEFKRYPREPKGTICELTWMANKGWFWHF; via the coding sequence ATGTGGCAAAAAGTAAAAAAGGAAATAGCTATTTGGCGTACTGGAGCAATGCCAGGTATTGCCGTAATCTTTTTAGTTTTTTTAGTAAGGGCTTTAGGTGGTTTAGAATTTTTGGAACTAGCTGCGTTAGATACTTTTCTAAGATTAAGAAGCCCAGAACCTGTTGATAACCAAATTTTGATTGTTGGTATTAATGAGCAAGATATTAACAATTTAGACACATATCCTCTATCAGATCGAGAATTAGCTAATTTAATCACTACTCTTGAAAGTTACAATCCTGCGGTCATTGGTATCGATATAGTTAGAGATAAACCCCAAGAGCCTGGTCATGCTGAATTAAACAAAGTATTTGCGCAAAAGAACATTATTGGGATTGAAAAAGTATTATCAAGCCAAGAAAATTCACGTATTGATGTGATCAAACCACCTGATGCTTTGACCCCAGAACAAATTGGATTTGTCGATGTTTTATTAGATAAAGATGGAAATTTACGCCGTAATTTATTAACCGTAGTAAATAACAATGAGCTTAAATTTTCTCTACCAATTCGCTTAGTCGAACAGTATTTAGCCACTAAAAATATTTCTTTGGAAAATGCCTCCGACGATCCTGAAACCATGCAGGTGGGTCAAGTTAAATTGACTAGAGTTAATCCCCAGACAGGGGGATACATTAGGACAGATGCGAGGGGAAATCAAATTCTACTGAACTTTCGCCGTGGTAAGCATCCATTTCGGATTGTTTCACTAGCAGACATTAAGCAGGGTAAGGTTCAGCCTGATTGGATTAAAAATCGGATTGTCTTAATTGGCATTACTGCCTTGAGTGCTAGAGATGATGTTAGTACTAATGCTGTACGTTCTGATAATACTGGCTTTATCTACGGTGTAGAAATCCAAGCTCATGCTGTTAGTCAAATTATTAATGCAGTCTTGAATAATAGACCGTTACTGTGGGTTTGGCATGATGGTGGGGAATATCTCTGGATTTTTGCCTGGGGATTTTTAGGAATTGCTTTGGCAAGGCTATTAAACGAATCCCCTTGGAAATTAGCAACGGTAATTTTGATCAGCAGTATTTTAGCTGCTTTGATTTGCTATTTATTGTTATTAGAATATGGTTTATGGTTGCCAGTAGTTCCTGCTGTATTGGTGCTATTTCTGAACGGTTTAGGTTTAACAGCTTCAATGTTTTATCGCGATCGCCAAAACTTAAAATTTCAACTAAAAGAGCGACAATATATGATTGAATATATGTCTTCTACCATTCACAATCGCCCCATACAGACTCTTAAAAAGATTTTACGCGATGCCTATTCAAAAGAGCTAGCAGAAGATTGGCTGGTCAAAGAATTACATATCTTAAATGAAGAACTACGGGATGTTGGCAACTTAATTGAAAAAGAAACCGTTGTTGACGGCAATAGTATTCACATCGGAAAATCTGAAGTCGAGCTGCAATGTCCATTAAAAGAAATTCTCTATCAGGTATATAGCAATACTATAATCCTTGATTACCCTCATTTTAAAACTATCAAGTTTAAAATAAACAATTTTGAAGATAGTATTGATGCAAATAAGTTAACACTAGAACAAAAACGTAGCTTATGTCGATTTTTAGAAGAAGCAATTATCAATGTTGGCAAATATGCTGAAGGTGTGACTCGTTTGAAAGTAATCTGTCAGCAAAAAGATAATAAAAGCATCATTCGGGTTGAAGATAATGGCATTGGTTTAGATAGTAAGAACAAAAACTCAGGTGGCGGAACTAAACAAGCAAATGATTTAGCCAAGCAACTAAGAGGAGAGTTTAAACGTTATCCTCGTGAACCTAAAGGTACGATTTGTGAACTTACCTGGATGGCAAATAAAGGTTGGTTTTGGCATTTTTAA